A single window of Kitasatospora sp. HUAS MG31 DNA harbors:
- a CDS encoding DUF1028 domain-containing protein, which translates to MTFSIVARSGTAFGVAVASKFLAVGAVVPAAGAGAGALATQAWANLAYGPQGLALLRTGVPADRVVAGLTAADPEAAHRQLGVVGPEGVAATFTGSECLDWAGGVAGEGYAIQGNVLVGPEVVRDMEAVWLATAELPFTERLLAALAAGDAAGGDRRGRQSAALYAVDPGAGYGGLSDVACDLRVDDHADPVGELRRLLTVHELLFGTPDPASLLDLDGELATEVAGHLGVLGYDSLDRWAGVENLEGRLVAGRIDPVVLTRLREAATAPTA; encoded by the coding sequence GTGACGTTCTCCATCGTGGCGAGGTCCGGTACCGCCTTCGGCGTGGCCGTGGCCAGCAAGTTCCTGGCCGTCGGGGCGGTCGTCCCGGCGGCCGGGGCCGGCGCGGGCGCGCTGGCCACCCAGGCCTGGGCCAACCTCGCCTACGGGCCGCAGGGCCTGGCCCTGCTGCGCACCGGCGTCCCCGCCGACCGGGTGGTCGCGGGGCTCACCGCCGCCGACCCCGAGGCCGCCCACCGCCAGCTCGGCGTGGTCGGCCCGGAGGGCGTCGCCGCGACCTTCACCGGCTCCGAGTGCCTGGACTGGGCCGGCGGGGTGGCGGGCGAGGGCTACGCGATCCAGGGGAACGTGCTGGTCGGGCCCGAGGTGGTCCGCGACATGGAGGCCGTCTGGCTGGCCACCGCCGAACTCCCCTTCACCGAACGGCTGCTGGCCGCCCTCGCGGCCGGTGACGCGGCCGGCGGCGACCGCCGGGGCCGGCAGAGCGCGGCCCTCTACGCGGTGGACCCGGGGGCCGGGTACGGCGGCCTGAGCGACGTGGCCTGCGACCTCCGGGTGGACGACCACGCCGACCCGGTGGGCGAGCTGCGCCGCCTGCTCACCGTCCACGAGCTGCTGTTCGGCACACCCGACCCGGCCTCCCTGCTGGACCTGGACGGCGAGCTGGCCACGGAGGTGGCGGGCCACCTGGGCGTCCTCGGCTACGACTCGCTGGACCGCTGGGCCGGGGTGGAGAACCTGGAGGGCCGCCTGGTCGCCGGCCGGATCGACCCGGTCGTGCTGACCCGCCTCCGCGAGGCCGCCACCGCCCCGACCGCCTGA